From the Deinococcus gobiensis I-0 genome, the window ACGGCTTCGAGGACGACGTGCAGGCCGCCGAAATTCCCAGCACCGAAATCGGCCGCCGCGCCATGACCTTCCTGCGCCCGCTGGACGACGTGGCCTACATCCGCTTCGCGAGCGTGTACCGCGATTTCGACAGCCTGGAGCGCTTCATCGAGGAAATCCGGGGCCTGAAGGGCAGTGGCCCCGAACCGGAAGACGGTTAGGGACAGCGGCGCGGCATCCGGGAAAGGGCATCCAGGAAAGGCCTGGACGCACGACTGCGCCTTGGGAACTAGACTCCGCCCAGGACCGTCGGGCCTGGACACCACGGCACAGCCGCTCCCGGGGCGCGGTGGCCGACCTGTGGGCGATCCGGGAGGGCCACACCGTCCCCGACTCCGCACGGACCGGGAACCTTTCGCAGCCCGTGCAGGACACCCCCCGGCCCTCGCCGGTCTGCCGTGACACAGGCCCCCCCTCAGCCCCGCCCCGGTCCCCCCTGCGCCGCCGGACGTGGGCGCACCGGCCCCGCGTTGGCCGGGGTATGGCCCCGTACGCCCTCCAGCAACCGGCGGATCACCGCGAAGTCGGCCTCCAGGTCGCCGGTCGGGGTGACGTAGCCCACCACGCCCACCTGCCGCCGACCCCAGTCGAGCACCGTGATGCCGATGGGCACCTGCGCCTCCAGGGCCATGTAATAGAAGCCGGTCTTCCAGAACTCGGTGCGCCTGCGCGTGCCCTCGGGGGCCACCGTGAGCATGATCTCGGGTTCGCGCTCAATCAGGGCGACCACCGCGTCCACGAAGTTGCCCCCCACCCGGCGGCGGTCGATGGGCAGCCCGCCCACCGCGCGCATGAACAGGCCCACCGGGAACACGAAAATCTCCCTCTTGGCAATGAAGTGGGCGGGCGAGCGGGTCGCCCACTTCCAGAGCAGCCCGATCCAGAAGTCGGCGTTGTCGGTGTGCGGCGCGACGGCGGCCACGAAGCGCGGCGGCGTGGGCGCGGCCAGCAGCGGCGTCCAGCCCCGGCGGCGCAGCGCCCACGCCCCGAAGCGCGACAGGAGGGTGGGAGAGGAACCGGGCCACGCGGCGGACATCCCGGCGAGTCTAACTTTCGCCGGCGTGGGGGCCGGCGCGGCGGGACGCGGTTCAGGGCCGCCTGAAGCCTTCCCTACCGGGATCACACCTCGCCTAACGGTCGTTAGGTATACTGGGATCAGCAACAATTCAGGAGGTGTCTTTCCGTGACCCAGACCACCCGACCAGCCCAACCCAGTGACGGCGAAACGGCCGAGCAGCACGCGGCCTTCGAGGCCCGTATCGCGCGGGGCGAGAAGATCGAGCCCGGCGACTGGATGCCGGCCGAGTACCGCCACCAGCTCATCCGCATGATCTCGCAGCACGCGCACAGCGAGGTGGTGGGCATGCTGCCCGAGGGCGAGTGGATCTCCCGCGCGCCGAGCCTCAAGCGCAAGACGATCCTGATGGCGAAGGTGCAGGACGAGGCCGGGCACGGTCAGTACCTCTACCACGCCGCCGAGACGCTGGGCGCGACCCGCGAGGACATGCTCGCGGCGCTGCTCTCGCGCCGGGCCAAGTACAGCTCGATCTTCAACTACCCGACCCACAGCTGGGCCGACGTGGGCATGATCGGCTGGCTGGTGGACGGCGCGGCCATCAAGAACCAGACCATGCTGGCGGGCTGCTCGTACGGGCCGTACTCGCGGGCGATGGTGCGCATCTGCTCGGAGGAGACCTTCCACCACAAGCAGGGCAAGGAAATGATCGTGCTGTACGCCCAGGGCACCCCCGAGCAGCGCGCGATGGCCCAGGAAGCCCTGAACCGCTGGTGGTGGCCCTCGCTGATGATGCTGGGGCCGCACGACGCCGACAGCCCCAACAGCGGCGTGCTGGCCAGATGGGGCGTGAAGCTCAAGAGCAACGACGCGGTGCGCCAGGAATACCTCGACGAGCACGTGCCCGAGCTGCTCGAAGCGGGCCTGACCATCCCCGACCCCGATCTCTTCCGGGGCGAGGACGGCCACTGGCGCCACGGGCCCATCGACTGGACGGAGTTCTGGGCCGTCATCAAGGGCGAGCGGGGCCTGGGCGAGACCCGCCTGGGCGCCCGGCAGGCCGCCCACGACGACGGCGCGTGGGTGCGCGAGGCCATGCAGGCCTACGCCGACCGCGAGCGCCGCCCCGCGCAGGCCGCCGACTGATGACGGCTGGTGCCCCGACCCCCGAAGCCCAGCTTCAGGAAACACAGCTTCAGGAAACACAGCTTCAGGAAACACAGTGGCCCCGCTGGGAGATCTTCAAGCAGGACACGGCCGCTCGTCCCCTCCAGGCGGTGGGCAGCGTCCATGCCGGCGACCCCGAACACGCCCTGCTCACGGCGCGCAACGTCTTCGTGCGGCGGCCGGCAGCCGTGAGCCTGTGGGCGGTGCGCGAGGACGACCTGCTCACCGCGACCCCCGAGGCCCTCGCCACGCACCCGGAGCTGCTGGCGACCCCCGGCGAGGCGGGCCGCTACCAGGTGGGCATCAAGGCGACGGCCAAGCGCAGCATGACCTTCGTGGACCTCGTGGGCGCGGTCGAGGCGAGCGGCCCTGGCGACGCGCTGGGGCAGGCGCGGGCGCTGCACCCGGACGCGCTGGCGTGGCAGGTCTTCGCCGAGGCGGCGGCCGTCAAGAGCGACGCCAGCCCCGAGACGGTCGAGAGCTGGTTCGCCCCGGCGCGGGACAAGACCTACAAGCAGCAGCAGTTCTACGGCGTGATTGGCCGGCACGTCTCGGCGTTCAAGCAGTCGGGCAAGCCCGCCCAAGCCGAGGAGACCCCATGACCGCCACCCTTTCCGAAACCCTGAATGCCGCCGACCTCTCGCCCGCGCAGCGCCGGGGCCTGATCGCCCGTTTTCAGGCGCTGGCCGACGACGAGATCGTGCTCGCGCAGCGGGACGGCGAGTGGACCGGGCACGCGCCCATCCTGGAAGAGGACATCGCGCTGGCGAACATCGCGCAGGACGAGCTGGGGCACGCCTCGCTGTACCTGGAGCTGCGCCGCGAGCTGGACGGCAGCGACCCCGACCGCCTCGCCTTCTTCCGGGACGCGGGCGAGTACCGCTGCGCGCGGCTGGTCGAGCTGCCGCGCGGCGACTGGGCCCTGACCATGCTCCGGCAGTTCCTGTACGACGCCGCCGAGGCCCTGTGGCTCGACGCCGCGCAGGCCAGCCGCTACGCCCCGCTGGCCGGGGTCGCCGCCAAGGCGCTGCGCGAGGAGAAATTCCATCTGCAACACAGCGCCCTGTGGGCCGAGCGCCTGGGCCGGGGCACCCCCGAGAGCGCCCGGCGCGCGCAGACCGCCCTGGACACGCTGTGGCCCCACGCCGCGCAGCTGTTCGCGCTCCTGCCGGACGAGGCCGACCTGGTCGCCGCCGGTCTGCTGCCCGACCCCGACGCGGTGCGGGACCGCTGGGAAGCGCTGGTCGGTGGACACCTGAGGGACCGCTGCGACCTCGACGTGCCTCCGCTGCCCGGTGCAGGTGAGGGCCGCGAGGTCCACACCGCGCACCTCGCCCCGCTGCTGACCGAGATGCAGGCGGTGGCCCGCGCCCACCCCGGCGCCGGGACGTGGTGAGCGTGCCCCAGCCCCGGCAAATCCCTGCCGCGCCCCTGACCCCCAAGGCCGTCTGGGCCGCGCTGAGTGGGGTGCCCGACCCGGAGATTCCGGTCGTGTCCATCACGGACATGGGCATGGTGCGTGCCGTGCAGGTGCGCGGCGGAGCGGTGGAGGTCACCTTTACCCCGACCTTCAGCGGGTGCCCGGCGCTGCACACCATCCGCGCAGGCATCGAGGAGGCGGTGCGGGGGCTGGGGGCCGCCGAGGTGGAGGTGCGCAGCACGCTCACGCCGCCCTGGACGACCGACTGGATCGCCGAGGACGCCCGCGAAAGACTGCGCGAGTACGGCATCGCACCTCCGGCTCCGGCGGGCGACACGGGCCTGATCCAGCTCACGCCCGAGACCACGCGCTGCCCCCGCTGCGCGAGTTTCGACGTGCGCCTCACCGCCAGTTTCGGGCCGACGCTGTGCAAGCGGCTGTACGTGTGCAACGCCTGCCAGGAGCCCTTCGAGGGTTTCAAGTCGGTCTAGAGTCCTCCGCGCCCCCGGCTTCCTCAACGCCGCTTGACCGCGCCCTCACACCCGGCTGACAGGAAGTGCCTACCCTGAGGGGGACTTACACAGTTCAACCCGGCCGGGTGAAGTCGGGCAGCACCACCGCTCCGTCCAGGCGGAGCTTTTTTCATGCGCCTCCTGGCCCGCGCCTCAGCCGCCCGGCAGCCGGCGCACGGGCAACCGCACCCAGCCCCGGCGCGAGAGCCAGCGCGCGAGGATCACCACCGCCGCGCCGCTCGCCTGGGCCTGAAAGGGCGTGACATACGGGTGGACCAGCAGCACCGTGAAGGCCCCGGCGGCGGCGGCGGTGGCGTAGAGCTGATCGCGGCGGTACATCACCTCCGGGACTTCGTTGGCGATGAGGTCGCGGATGATGCCGCCCCCCACCCCCGAGAGCGCCCCCGTGAAGATGACCCCCAGCGGCCCCAGCCCGAAATTGATGGCCCCCAGCGCTCCCGAGGCCGCGAACAGGCCCAGACCCACCGTGTCGAACACGCTGATGGTCCGCTCGAAGCGCGCGAGGCGCTCCCCGAAGGCGAAGGCCAGCACCGAACCCAGCAGCGCCGCCCACAGGTACGACTCGTCGCGCAGGAACAGGGGCGGGGTCTGGCCGGTCAGCGTGTCGCGGATGGCCCCGCCGCCCACCGCCGTGACGCAGCCCAGCACGAGCACCCCGAACAGGTCGAAGCGCTTGCGTACCGCCAGCAGCGCCCCCGACAGCGCGAAGGCCACGATGCCGATCAGGTCGAGCCAGTGCAGGCCGGTTTGCAGGTCCACGCGGGGCAGCTCCAGTTCGTGCATCGTCACCACTGTACCGGCCCCGCCCGGGCGCACACTGGGGGCATGACGAGGCAGCCCCTCCCCCTCCCGCGCCGCGTCCGGCGCCCGCCCTTTTCCGGCTTTCCGGCCCTCCTGTATCTGGCCTTCACGGGGTCGGCCCTGGCCTCGGCCACCGAGGGCCACAGCGGCCCGCCCGCCTTCATGGCCCAGCTCACGCTGCTGCTGCTCGTGGCGGGGGCCACGGCCTTCGCGTCGTTCCGGCTAGGGCTGGTGCCCATCATCGGCTTCCTGTTCGCCGGGGTGCTGGCGGGGCCGTCGGCGCTGGGCATCATCGACGACCCGGCCCTCATCGGCGCGGCGTCCGAGATCGGGGTGATGCTGCTGCTCTTCACCATCGGCATCGAGTTCAGTCTCGACAAGCTCGCGCGCATCTTCCGGCTGATCTTCGTGGGCGGCGGCCTTCAGGTGGTCCTGACGGTCGCGGCGGCCACGGCCGCGCTGCTGGCCTTCGGGGTCAGCCTGCCCAACGCCGTGTTCACGGGCTTTCTGCTCAGCCTGTCGAGCACCGCCATCGTCACCAAGATCCTGGAGTCGCGCGGCGGTGTGGGCTCGCCCACCGGGCAGGCCAGCCTGGGCATCCTGATTTTTCAGGACCTCGCGGTGGTGGTCATGGTGCTGCTCGTGCCCATGCTCGCCGGGCAGGGGGGCGGCGCGGGCGGGCTGGTGGTGGCGCTGCTCAAGGCGGGCGGCATCGTGGCGGCGGTGCTGCTGCTCGCCCGGCGGGTGGTGCCGAAACTGCTGGAAGTGGTCGCGCGCACCTGCTCGCAGGAGATTTTCCTGCTCAGCACGCTGGCGCTGTGTTTCGCCACCGCCTACCTGACCAGCCTCGCCGGGGTCAGCCTGGCGCTCGGGGCCTTCCTGGCCGGGCTGCTCGTCAGCGAGAGCCGTTTCGGGCGGCAGGCCTTCGGAGAAATCCTGCCCCTACAGATTCTGTTCAGCGCGGCATTTTTCCTGTCGGTGGGCTTGCAGCTCGACCTGGGCTTCCTGTGGACGCACCTGCCCCTGGTTCTGGGGGCCGTGGCCGCCTTCGCCGTGCTCAAGGCGCTCGCGGCGACCCTCAGCGTGCGGCTGCTGGGGTTCCCGCTGGCGACCGCCGCCGCGACCGGCTGGCTGCTGGCGCAGGTCGGCGAGTTCTCGTTCGTGCTGGAGAGCAGCGGGCGGGCGCTGGGCCTCAGTCCGGCCGGCCTGGGCGAGACGGGCACCCAGACCTTCATCGCCGCGACGGTGCTGCTCATGGCCCTCACGCCGGTCATGGCGACCCTGGGCGAACGCCTAGGCGCCCTGGGCCGCGCGCGCCCCGCACCCACCGCCGCGCCCGCCGAAGCCCCCACCCGGGCCGAGCCCAACCCCGAGGCCCCGCTGGCACACCTGAGCGGGCACGTGCTGGTGGCAGGTTTCGGGGACCACGCGCGGCGGCTGGTCAAGGGGCTGGCGGCGCAGCAGGTCCCGTTCGGGGTGCTGACCCTCAGTCCGGACGGGGCCGCGCAGGTCGCCGCGCACGGGCATCCGGTCCTCATCGGGGACTACGCCCGCGCCGGGCTGCTGGGCGACGCCGGGCTGGCCTCGGCCCGCGCGCTGGTGGTCCTCGACGACGTCCCGGAGATGACGGCGCGGGTGGTCGGCGTGGCCCGCACCCTGAATCCGGGCCTGACCATCGTGGCCCACACCGACGGGCCCGAGGAGGTCGCGGCCCTGCGCGGCCTGGGGGCCACCCACGTCCTGACGAGCACCGACGCCGTGGCGCGCGGCGCGCTGAACCGCCTGGGCCTGCTGCCGCCGCCCAGCACGCCCCCCATGACCCTGAGCCCCGAGCAGCGCGGCATGTGCAGCCACGCCCACAGCGTCACCGTGGTCCATCCGCAGAGCACCGACACCTGCCCGGAATGTGTGGCGCTGGGCGACGCCTGGGTCCACCTGCGGGTGTGCATGTCCTGCGGGCACACCGGCTGCTGCGACTCCTCGCCCAACCGCCATGCCAGCGCCCACGCGCGGGCCAGCGGCCACCCCATCATCCGCAGCCTGGAGGCGGGCGAGCCCTGGGCCTACTGCTACCCCGACGACCTGACCGCCCCCCGCTAAGCCTGCCCGGAACTTTTGTCAAAGGGGGGACAGCTGTGCTAGACTCCCGGCTGTTGTCTCGCCCGAACCTGCCCCCAGGGTGCGGGCTGAGAATCTGCCCCGGCGCAGAAATACAGCAAATTACACAGCGCCCGGCGGCTCCAGGAGAAAGAACATGGCGAAGCACCCCGTTCCCAAGAAGAAGACCAGCAAGAGCAAGCGCGACATGCGCCGCAGCCACCACGCCCTCGTCGCGCCCAACCTGACCGAGTGCCCCCACTGCCACGCCAAGAAGCTCTCGCACCACATCTGCCCGAGCTGCGGCTACTACGACGGCCGTCAGGTCCTCGCGGTCTGATCTCCGCACCCACCAGAAGGCTCCCGTCCGCGGGGGCCTTTTTTTGTGCATGGCGGGGCCGCTTCGCCAGATCCTCCGGCCTGGAGGCGGCTCTCCCGGCCCGGAGCATAGGCTTGACGCCGCCTGCATACCGCGCTATTCTCTTTTTATCACCGTCCGAAAGGGCGGTTTTTTTATGGATTGCTCGGAGAGGTCAGGTCATGTCGCCCTGCCTCCCCTCCCTCGCCCTCCTCTGCGCCGACAGGCCACCCCGACCCCTACCCAGGGTGCATAGATCGGCTGCCGACTGCCAAAAATCACCGTTTGAGACGTGGTTTTTCCGTTCGAATGGCTGGAATTGACAGGGGCTGCATACCGCGCTATAGTTTTTCTATCACCGTCCGAGAGGGCGGTTTTTTCGTCTGTCTCTTGGAGGTGGGAACCCGGCACGGCTCCGGCGCGTACCCCCCGG encodes:
- a CDS encoding 1-acyl-sn-glycerol-3-phosphate acyltransferase gives rise to the protein MSAAWPGSSPTLLSRFGAWALRRRGWTPLLAAPTPPRFVAAVAPHTDNADFWIGLLWKWATRSPAHFIAKREIFVFPVGLFMRAVGGLPIDRRRVGGNFVDAVVALIEREPEIMLTVAPEGTRRRTEFWKTGFYYMALEAQVPIGITVLDWGRRQVGVVGYVTPTGDLEADFAVIRRLLEGVRGHTPANAGPVRPRPAAQGGPGRG
- the paaA gene encoding 1,2-phenylacetyl-CoA epoxidase subunit PaaA; translated protein: MTQTTRPAQPSDGETAEQHAAFEARIARGEKIEPGDWMPAEYRHQLIRMISQHAHSEVVGMLPEGEWISRAPSLKRKTILMAKVQDEAGHGQYLYHAAETLGATREDMLAALLSRRAKYSSIFNYPTHSWADVGMIGWLVDGAAIKNQTMLAGCSYGPYSRAMVRICSEETFHHKQGKEMIVLYAQGTPEQRAMAQEALNRWWWPSLMMLGPHDADSPNSGVLARWGVKLKSNDAVRQEYLDEHVPELLEAGLTIPDPDLFRGEDGHWRHGPIDWTEFWAVIKGERGLGETRLGARQAAHDDGAWVREAMQAYADRERRPAQAAD
- a CDS encoding phenylacetic acid degradation protein; its protein translation is MTAGAPTPEAQLQETQLQETQLQETQWPRWEIFKQDTAARPLQAVGSVHAGDPEHALLTARNVFVRRPAAVSLWAVREDDLLTATPEALATHPELLATPGEAGRYQVGIKATAKRSMTFVDLVGAVEASGPGDALGQARALHPDALAWQVFAEAAAVKSDASPETVESWFAPARDKTYKQQQFYGVIGRHVSAFKQSGKPAQAEETP
- the paaC gene encoding 1,2-phenylacetyl-CoA epoxidase subunit PaaC — protein: MTATLSETLNAADLSPAQRRGLIARFQALADDEIVLAQRDGEWTGHAPILEEDIALANIAQDELGHASLYLELRRELDGSDPDRLAFFRDAGEYRCARLVELPRGDWALTMLRQFLYDAAEALWLDAAQASRYAPLAGVAAKALREEKFHLQHSALWAERLGRGTPESARRAQTALDTLWPHAAQLFALLPDEADLVAAGLLPDPDAVRDRWEALVGGHLRDRCDLDVPPLPGAGEGREVHTAHLAPLLTEMQAVARAHPGAGTW
- the paaD gene encoding 1,2-phenylacetyl-CoA epoxidase subunit PaaD; translation: MPQPRQIPAAPLTPKAVWAALSGVPDPEIPVVSITDMGMVRAVQVRGGAVEVTFTPTFSGCPALHTIRAGIEEAVRGLGAAEVEVRSTLTPPWTTDWIAEDARERLREYGIAPPAPAGDTGLIQLTPETTRCPRCASFDVRLTASFGPTLCKRLYVCNACQEPFEGFKSV
- a CDS encoding trimeric intracellular cation channel family protein → MHELELPRVDLQTGLHWLDLIGIVAFALSGALLAVRKRFDLFGVLVLGCVTAVGGGAIRDTLTGQTPPLFLRDESYLWAALLGSVLAFAFGERLARFERTISVFDTVGLGLFAASGALGAINFGLGPLGVIFTGALSGVGGGIIRDLIANEVPEVMYRRDQLYATAAAAGAFTVLLVHPYVTPFQAQASGAAVVILARWLSRRGWVRLPVRRLPGG
- a CDS encoding cation:proton antiporter; translated protein: MTRQPLPLPRRVRRPPFSGFPALLYLAFTGSALASATEGHSGPPAFMAQLTLLLLVAGATAFASFRLGLVPIIGFLFAGVLAGPSALGIIDDPALIGAASEIGVMLLLFTIGIEFSLDKLARIFRLIFVGGGLQVVLTVAAATAALLAFGVSLPNAVFTGFLLSLSSTAIVTKILESRGGVGSPTGQASLGILIFQDLAVVVMVLLVPMLAGQGGGAGGLVVALLKAGGIVAAVLLLARRVVPKLLEVVARTCSQEIFLLSTLALCFATAYLTSLAGVSLALGAFLAGLLVSESRFGRQAFGEILPLQILFSAAFFLSVGLQLDLGFLWTHLPLVLGAVAAFAVLKALAATLSVRLLGFPLATAAATGWLLAQVGEFSFVLESSGRALGLSPAGLGETGTQTFIAATVLLMALTPVMATLGERLGALGRARPAPTAAPAEAPTRAEPNPEAPLAHLSGHVLVAGFGDHARRLVKGLAAQQVPFGVLTLSPDGAAQVAAHGHPVLIGDYARAGLLGDAGLASARALVVLDDVPEMTARVVGVARTLNPGLTIVAHTDGPEEVAALRGLGATHVLTSTDAVARGALNRLGLLPPPSTPPMTLSPEQRGMCSHAHSVTVVHPQSTDTCPECVALGDAWVHLRVCMSCGHTGCCDSSPNRHASAHARASGHPIIRSLEAGEPWAYCYPDDLTAPR
- the rpmF gene encoding 50S ribosomal protein L32 → MAKHPVPKKKTSKSKRDMRRSHHALVAPNLTECPHCHAKKLSHHICPSCGYYDGRQVLAV